Part of the Triticum urartu cultivar G1812 chromosome 2, Tu2.1, whole genome shotgun sequence genome, cgaccttcatcCCCCTAAATGTTGGCCCTGATGAGGCCGCAACCCTTGCTGCTGACCTAGCCACCAACATCGCCTCCTTTCCGCAAACCTACCTCGGCCTTCCTCTCTCCCCGCATAAGCTACTCCCGTCGACTTTCCAACCAGTTATAGACCGCTGGGACACTTACCTCTCCGGTTGGTGCGCTTTGCTTCTTTCTCGCGGAGGCAAACTTGTCCTTCTTTCTCGCGGAGGCAAACTTGTCCTTCTTTCTGCCGCCCTACATAGTTTGCCCACATACTTTATGCTCTGTTTTCTCTCCCCACCGAGGTTATAGAGGCTATCGATAAACGTAGACGCAGCTTTTTCTGGTCTAATGATGAGACTTGCTCCGGAGCGAAATGCTTGATTGCTTGGGACAAGGTCTGTACTCCTCGAGCGGCAGGTGGTCTAGGTGTTAAGAACTTGCGTGCACAAAATTTTTGTCTACTGCTGAAATTTTCTTACAAATTCCTTCATGCCAACAACTTACCTTTGGAAGGATTGGGTCCTCCACCACTCACCTCTCCACATAGGGCTTGGCAAGAACAGCTCCTTCCTTGCCAAGACCATTTTTAAACACCTACAGAGTTTGAGAGAGATTTTCCATTGCACTGTTGGCGATGGACGCTCCACCTTCTTTTTGTTAGATCGTTGGCTACAGCCAGAACCTCTGGTTGTAGTCTTCCCAGCTCTTTCCTCCCACCATACCAACCAAAATGCACTAGTAGCCACTATTTTACATGATGGGATCGAACTTGCCCTTCGTAATCGTTTAACCTCTACTGCGATCGCAGAGCTTGCCTCTCTGAACTCTTTGTTGCGGAATGTTCTCCCCTCTCGGGTATTGGACTCTAGGCGGCTACTTAATGGAGATGCTTTCTCTACCCGGGGAGCTTATACCACACTATCTGCCCAGCTTGCTGATCCGATACTCTCGGCTATTTTGGGAATCACGAGTCCCAAAGAAAATAATGATATTTGGTTGGTTGCTATACCTTGATCGGTTGAACACTCGGCAGAACCTGCGTGAGAAAACCATCCTGGACTCGGATGTCTGCCCTCGGTGCAACAACTCGATGGAGGATCGCGACCATCTCATCTTCTCCTGCCCAGCTGCTCGCCGGATTTGGCAACTGCTTGGTCTCCGGCCGCTTGCCACGCCCATCGCTGATCTCTTCTCCACCACGCTCCCGTCGACGCTGCCTGCCACCGTTTGGCCCTTTATGTTGCTTCTCATTTTGTGGAAGATTTGGGATGCTAGGAACAAGAAGGTGTTCCAGAACCTTGAACTTGATGCAACCCAGACTCTAGTTGCTATTCTAGATGATTTAATTATTTGGTCTCGCCGTCTTAAGACTGAGACACTACGAGGACACGCCGGTGTGTGGTGTGATTTCCTCTCTTCCcgcaatttcaaaaaatattaCCCACCCAGTAGTACAATAGGAATCGTTCACCCGGGCACAATAAAAATATGATGTATAATAAGGTGTTTGTTAGTCTTATCTCTAGTAGCTAAATATACCATACATGGATGCACTTAAATATGCTGTCAGAGATAACGTTGCTAAGATATACTTATAAGAAACAGAAAAGGTAATTCATTTTTCTTCTGATTTATTTCTCCTTCATGGTAGAACAAACTACCAACACCAAGACGAAGGAAAAAGAAAACACAACGATGCATGATTTGTAGATGAACCCAGTCAGGCTATCCCCAGCTGGCCATCCAAACCACAAAATAGGCCATATCAGCAACCTGCCGATAACCTAGGGAGACTTAGAAGTTTCACCGAGCATCACTCTCCTCATCCTAGGAAAGCCACAAACCCGGTCTCCAGGACGAATTTCTAACGTAACACAGTGAACACAGGTACACAGAACACTCCCAGTGACATGGTAGCATACAGTAGCACTCACAGTGACATGGCACCATTTCTGGTCTTGCAGCTTAGTGATGTGGGAAATCTAAAAAAGACATTACGATGTTACTGAAGATATTAAACGGATGTCCAAAAAGAACCTACCTCGATCGATTCTATGCTAGGAAGCATACGGATTGACCCCTCATCTTATTGACTAGATAGCACGGCACACTAACAGAAACACATCTACTTCACCACCGTGCGTGCCTCACACAGTTCACTCATGAACTCTACGTTACATCGAACAACTCTTACATGTCGGCGGCGATCCCCTCGTcatcgccggcggcggcggcctggatGCGTGGGGGAGTGCCGCGGACGGCGCATCTGACCCGGATCTCGCCCTTGTCGCCGGTGAGCAGGTCCATGTTGACCATCTTGGCCATGGACCTGGCGAACTGCTCAAAGAAGGCGTCCTGGTTGAGCGAGAAGCGGGTGGCCATGCGCTTGGTGGTGGGGTGGTCGAAGAGGCCCTGGTCCGACTTGAACAGCCCCTGCCTCGCGATCAGGTCGAAGTAGTACTTGTTGTCGAAGATGTCCGGCGTGCGCAcgtcgaggttctgcttcagggTGCCTTCGGGGGTGTCCTTGGCGCACTTGTTCCGCAGCCCCGTGGCGAACTTGGGGTCGATGGCCGGGTTCGTGTCGAAGCCATTCTTGAAGCGATCATCGAAAGCAGGGCAGTGGGCGACGCCGAAGGTGTGCGCGCCGGAGAGGGACACCAGGTCCGCCACGTCGAGGCCGCGGTCGCCGAAGGACTTGATGAGCTTGTCCACGGGGTGGAAGGGCGCCGGCAGCAGGCCGACCTGGACCGGCGACGCCGGGAAGAAGGAGTCGCGCCGGCCGAGGGCGACCTCGAAGCGGGGCCCGCCGGCCAGGACGAGCGACTCGCGGGTGGCGAGCACGGTGATGTCGGCGCACGAGACCGTGCGGCTGCAGGCGCTGTGCACGCGCATACGGATGCGGTCAATGAGGTCCAGCGCCACCCTGCGGAGCGTCTTGTTGGGGATCTCGTCCTGCTCCGTGCCGGGGCCCTCGATGAGCACCGACCCGTCGCAGCCCTGCAACATTATTATTAGGGTAAAATATGTCATGCATTTtgatacatacatacatacacatTTTCGACATGGATACGCACCTGCGGGAAGCAGTCGTGGAAGAGGATGCGGATGAGCGCCGGCGCCACGCCGGAGTCGTTCTTGAAGGCCTCCCCCACGTGGAACGCCACGATTTGCTCCAGCGGAGGGCACGTCACCGCGTGGAAGTCAGGGGACAGACCCCCGGCGGTCGCCGCCGAGAGGGACGACTGCACGGCGCAGACCAAGGCCAGGACGACCACGGCGGCCGCCGCTGCTCTAGACGCCATTGTTAGCTGCTAGCTCTGTTGCTCTAGCTGAGCTTGTTGCACCTTCGTATGAAGGTCGTGTGGCTTGCACAAGATACCCACTACCCCTCGTTATTTATAAGCTGAACGGCCAGTTACTTCCTAAGCTAGCTCGATGTGTGTGTGATCCACACGATCGACTAGTTGAAGAGAGAGGGAGACTCATTACCAAAGTGGAACGACAAGGTGCATGTGCCGGTCGCATGGACCAAGGTCGGAAAAATCGAATGGTGCCGCGCGATTGACGCAGCTAGGCAATGGCAATGGTTACCGGGGCCTCGGCACGTGCCACTTCCTTCAACTTTCCTGCATCCTGGTTTGTATATGCATTTGCAGCTGACAACCCACTAGACACatactatttttatttttatttttgcgaTCGACACATACTATATTTGTAAGGCAAAAGGTACATCGCTCGACCGATTCCATGCATGGAATACCGAGTAGGGACTTGTTAATCTGGCAGCGGCATGATTTACGGATCACGCCAGCTCCGGCATCGATCCAAGTTGGATCTGCTTAACGGATATGGAATCGTTTTGCACGACGCCTAGCTACAAGCTGAGTCATTAGAGGTGTGGTTAGTTGGGGATCCACAAAGGTGGCGTCTTATCTCTCGAACGATGCATGCAAAGCTACGTGCCACTTGCACTCTTGCACGACAAAAGCCGCTGCAAGTTCGCGGCCCGGCAACGTGCTGCTGCACACTGTACCATTACATTACTACTCGTATATTACAGTAGTACGGAGTAGTTTACTGATGGCTACACTGGATCGGGTCAGTCATGGCCGTGAACGCGTGCGTCCTTACCCAAAAGGTCATGCCTCTTCGATCGTCGCGCGCCCATCTGATAGAAAAGACTAAACAATATAATGTAAAATTACACAAGCAGTCATGATGTTTCTGGGGGATTTTTTGTCCCTGAAGCGAGTGGGACCTCGAACAATGGCAAATCGAGCTTGCAGCACACCAAATGCCCTCTCAATAGACAAGCTTCTTGTGCTTCGGCAAAAAAATTTGTGTTTCTTGGTTTTGGGGTCACTAATGGTCTTCACAAATGTTGACCATGAAGGATAAATACAATCGACAAGATAGTACCACATGGATAGTCATGGCGATTGACGGTATAGTTGCAAGCAAGAGCTTTGCCACTAACTAGCTGAGCAAATAGATGATCACTGCAAAACATTGATATCATTGAGAGACCCCGACAAACCAAAGAAACAATGCCAAATCCATAAATCATGTGAGGTCATGGCTTCAAGCACAATGGTGTGTTTACATTTGTGGCCGATATATTACCCTGCCCAAGCCACCGAGTAGTTTTTCCACAACCATTGCATGCAATCAATAATACCTAGCATGCCTGGCAATCCACTTTATTCATTCATTGCCACGAGCTTGTTTGTGTTTTCCTCATTTGGAGCTCAAAGGTACTCTGGGCCAAAAACCCTGATCATTGTCTTCGCAAAGACACTGATGCATTTGATGGTGGTATCTTCTCGAACGTGAAGATATTCATCCACGTAGTCAGCGGGAACACCATATGCAATCACTCTTATCACCGCCGATATTTTTTGATATGCACTAAAGCCAAGCAAACAGGCGGCATTCCTGGGGTGAGTGAAAAAATGGATATTCTGCTCGCAAGCTTCAACGATGCGCACGAAAAGAGACCTGCGCATTCTGTATCGCATACGAAATAGATGAGCCTTGAACACTTGTGCATTGAAGTGATTGAAAATGTGTGCATTGAAGatgtgagggtcgaccttgaacacttgtcttcatgctcatggaaacaatgcaAATCTTTTCATGGAAGTTGCAtataaaaaataattatccccttatatatataCCACCGTACCATAAAAATAAAAGAGCCAagaggtttgcctttaggatgttgcAATTACATGTTTGTTAAGTGTTGTGCAGAAACATAAATTTTTACTCAAGTATTTGAATTTCTTATCTATAATGGAACATGATCAATTCCTGATAATTTTACAGAGTATTGAATTACAAATTCTCTGCTGTGTCCTAATTTTGTAGAATAGTTTGAGTCACAAAAGTATGCATCATAATTAAATTACTATAGACTCATCTGGTTTTGGCAGGTTGTTGTTATAGTTTTGTTATCAGCTTGTTCTAGAGTTTTCATGGCTTATATTAGGAATATAAATTGTGAAAACAATATTCTACAGTAGCTAATGTTTGAAAATAATTATCCAACTTATCTTGATAGTACATGATTGGGTGATTTATTTTCATCTGTACTAACCTCTCTCAcgatttctgttgagttttgtgcgGAAGAAGCTTTTAAGGTCAGGTGTATACATCGAGAGGGATTCAAGGGACAAAAAAATACCTAAGAAATTAAATCCAATCACATCAGTCTGTGCATACGGCTTGGCATAGGATCTTGGCGACAGTCGTGTCTCCCCCGACCTCGAGATTCTAACCATCTATATCTACGCCGCTGCCCTCGGCTTTGGGCACACAACTCGCATTCAACATGTCGCTCTCCTTGCGCTCCATGTTTTAGGCTTTCTTGGTCTTTTTCCTTGGTTTCCTCTATTTTCTCTAGTTTCCGTTGTTTCCCCGCCGGTTTTCTTCATTTTTTTATTGGTTTTCACtaggctttttcttttttttcctcttCTTCGTTCGCTTTGTTTCTCTCATAAACTTCATTGGTTTTATTTGTTTCCCTTTGTTTCTTTCTCAGTTTTCATAACTCTTCATTCTTTTATCGTGGTTTTCTTCGGATTTTTTCTTTGGTTTCCTTTGTTGCTTTTTTAATTTTTgttggttttctttgtttttctttgtttccttgcatttttttcttcatttttctATGATTTCTTTGCTTTCTTTATTTCTTTCCCAGTTTTCGCTGGTTTTTTCTTTCCTTTCTTTATTTCTTTGTCTTTCTTTGGGTGTTTTTTCGTTTCCTTTgtatttcttttttttctttttggttttcACTGTTTACATTCTTTAGCACTGTTTTAATGGCAGTAATATTCCTTCAAATACAATGTAAATTCTATGAAAACATCAAGAACAATTTATTACATGTTTACCATTTTTAAAATACAGAACTAGTTTTTTAATACAATGTATGTTGGGTATATATACCACTGGGTGGTAGGATGGATTTTGTATGTCTACTTTTATACAATGTATGTTGTGCCTTTTTTGTATACATCGGGAACATTTATTTTACGTATTTAACATTTTGtaaatacatgatcaacatttttacATGCACATTGTATACTTTTGGTATACATATTCGATACATGAgaaacattttttgtatacacaTTTTTGAAAttcttgattaatatttttcaaatacttgattACATTTTTATACACATTTTAGATATGTTCttatacatgagaaacaaatttctatacacatttaacatttttaaataATTTTGAATACTTATTTATGATTTTCAAAATTTTTGATTAATATTTTAAAATACAAATTCGAATTTCTAATCATGTTATTTACGGTTTTTATACATTTTTCGTGTACATGAGAAATATTTTTTATACACacttaacatttttcaaatgcttgattagaACATTTCCAAATGATTTATGCATAGTGTTTTTGTANNNNNNNNNNNNNNNNNNNNNNNNNNNNNNNNNNNNNNNNNNNNNNNNNNNNNNNNNNNNNNNNNNNNNNNNNNNNNNNNNNNNNNNNNNNNNNNNNNNNNNNNNNNNNNNNNNNNNNNNNNNNNNNNNNNNNNNNNNNNNNNNNNNNNNNNNNNNNNNNNNNNNNNNNNNNNNNNNNNNNNNNNNNNNNNNNNNNNNNNNNNNNNNNNNNNNNNNNNNNNNNNNNNNNNNNNNNNNNNNNNNNNNNNNNNNNNNNNNNNNNNNNNNNNNNNNNNNNNNNNNNNNNNNNNNNNNNNNNNNNNNNNNNNNNNNNNNNNNNNNNNNNNNNNNNNNNNNNNNNNNNNNNNNNNNNNNNNNNNNNNNNNNNNNNNNNNNNNNNNNNNNNNNNNNNNNNNNNNNNNNNNNNNNNNNNNNNNNNNNNNNNNNNNNNNNNNNNNNNNNNNNNNNNNNNNNNNNNNNNNNNNNNNNNNNNNNNNNNNNNNNNNNNNNNNNNNNNNNNNNNNNNNNNNNNNNNNNNNNNNNNNNNNNNNNNNNNNNNNNNNNNNNNNNNNNNNNNNNNNNNNNNNNNNNNNNNNNNNNNNNNNNNNNNNNNNNNNNNNNNNNNNNNNNNNNNNNNNNNNNNNNNNNNNNNNNNNNNNNNNNNNNNNNNNNNNNNNNNNNNNNNNNNNNNNNNNNNNNNNNNNNNNNNNNNNNNNNNNNNNNNNNNNNNNNNNNNNNNNNNNNNNNNNNNNNNNNNNNNNNNNNNNNNNNNNNNNNNNNNNNNNNNNNNNNNNNNNNNNNNNNNNNNNNNNNNNNNNNNNNNNNNNNNNNNNNNNNNNNNNNNNNNNNNNNNNNNNNNNNNNNNNNNNNNNNNNNNNNNNNNNNNNNNNNNNNNNNNNNNNNNNNNNNNNNNNNNNNNNNNNNNNNNNNNNNNNNNNNNNNNNNNNNNNNNNNNNNNNNNNNNNNNNNNNNNNNNNNNNNNNNNNNNNNNNNNNNNNNNNNNNNNNNNNNNNNNNNNNNNagtaaatgagagcaggagcgagaacataggattgtatcgatatgatcaatggggtttctttcctgatggagtagtagtagggtactgcccttgagttggatactcggaaatatcctcggaggcagaacctaccacgaaagacaccatagaacacaatcatcacatggcaatatgcaacaatatgatgcatgctatgacatggcaatatgaagtGTCCTGGCTAATGCATTGTGAAACAAGCTGGTTTGAGTCTatttgaatcaaggattcaaatgAAAGCTTATGTTCTTTAAGCCTTTTAAgtgcattagcttgtttcacctaaacagcaaggttaaagtgttttgtcatgcatgaaaccattacagatggaaagattgaattttctgatcaaatttcatacataaatctttgcatttggagttacagattaaaagttatgaatttttgaagtttgtagtattttctggaatttcctatataagaataattccagtaattgaattaatgcttcagcattgcgtcagggtgacgtcagcgaTCAACGgagccggtccaggtcaaacctaaccagtgggacctgcgtgtcagtagttaattaactaactaaatttagttagtgctaatctaagttaattagcaaagcggtcccacttgtcatagactcagggggagtcaacctgggcccacacggggtcaaccagggtcaaactcgccggtGTTTAGctgccggcgaggccagacgcggcggagcggtgcgggtttcgtgctccggcgaccaaaacgacGGTGGAGCACATCTACGTGATgcagggtgagggagtcctggattagggggtctccggacagccgtactatatactttggccggactgttggactatgaagatacaagattgaagacttcgtcttgtgtccggatgggacactacttggcgtggaaggcaagctaggcaatacggatatgtatatcttttcctttgtaaccgaccttgtgtaaacctagccccctccggtgtctatataaaccggagggttttagtccgtaggacaacatacaatcataccataggctagcttctagggtttagcctctccgatctcgtggtagatcaactcttgtaatacccatatcatcaagaataagtcaagcaggacgtagggttttacctccatcaagagggcccgaacctgggtaaaacatcgtgtcccctgcctcctgttaccatccgccttagacgcacagttcgggaccccctacccgagatccgccggttttgacaccgacattggtgctttcattgatagttcctctgtgtcatcgccgttaggcctgatggctccttctatcatcgatagcgacgcagtccagggtgagacttttctccccggtagatctttgtgttcggcggcttcgcactgcgggccaactcgcttggccatctggagcaaatcgaaagctacgcccctggccctcaggtcaggtttggaagcttaaattaacggccgatatctgcggagacttgatcttcgaaggattcgagcccctgccttgtgcgccacgcggtcacgatgagtacgatttagctctaccatcggaccgtattcaggagatcgcaccggcagccgctccgagcctcaactcggagccagttgtgccatccatggacgggtggatagaccctgtcacggaggccgtatcctcagcagcgattgagccgaatatcgaccttacccttcatgagagtCGTGTTGCCAAATTGCtggatccttccccggccacggactccgaaccgcctgcgcccgtgcctatcaaatccggctgggcgccaatcatggagttcacctccgcggatatctttcagcacttgcccttcggcgacatactgaattcattaaagtctctctccttgtcaggagagtcttggccaaactatgtccggcaggattgggatgcggatgacgaagaaattcgcagcccacccaccacccacttagtagccactgtcgatgacttaaccgacatgctcgactttgactccgaagacatcgacggtatggacaacgatgcaggagacgagcaggaaccactgcccacagggcactggacgcccacttcatcacatgacgtatacatggtggacacaccaaaagaaaacgacgacgaggaacggaaggacgcaacgaagggttgtcccctcgagaagcagtcaaagcggcgacgtaagcgccgcttcaaatcccgcctcggcagaaacaacgatcatatagacccagcgttagagcagggtgaaccatcgccggaccaccACAACACGGAAAATCAAActgaacaacccgactctgtcaaagataatagtccggacgacatcacaccagatagacacccggagcaacagaatgcccgtcaaaggcttgtttccaccgcgaggagtctaaaaaagcagaagcaaaggctcaaggctgcgcaagacacactcagaatcagatggagtaaagtactacacacagcagcgaagtacggcggtaatcgccccaccaagagctacccaaagcggaagttgctacctgaattcgatgaggaggccttagatcccccgcaaccaaaaattaaaacggccatctggtcggatagacgacctcacggccaacttAGAgaggcaaacaacgccgcacataagccaatacgcgatccacgcgagggctcgcatcaaaaggagggcgcaaccagatccatctatggaccacgcaagtgcgctccagcatacgatgcaacacaacaaacatccgaacaccacggtacacccagatataggggtgccgcacaccccctatgtttcaccgacaaggtgctggaccatgaatttccagagggatttaaacccgtaaacatagaggcatacgacggaacaacagaacctggggtctggattgaggactatatcctccatatccatatggctcgaggagatgatctccacgccatcaagtacttacccctcaagctcaaagggccagctcagcactggcttaaaagcctctcCGAAAgttccattggaagctgggaagagctcgaagacgcttttcgggcgaattttcaagggacttatgtccgacttccgaacgcggacgatttgagtcatataactcaatagcccggagagtcagcccgaaagctttggaataggtttcttactaaaaagaaccaaatagttgactatccggacgccgaagccttggcagcttttaaacacagcgtccgagatgaatggcttgccagacacctcggccaagaaaagccgagaacaatggcagcattaacaagcctcatgacccgcttttgcgcgggcgaggacagctggctagctcaatgcagcaccagcgacccaagtacatccgaagttagagatggaaatgggaaatcatgacgcaacaaaaataataagcgccggaataaagaagacagcccgaagagcatgacggtaaacgccggattcagaagctctcggccaggtcagcaaaagccaccctctaaaggcgccagagatgaactgtccagcctaaacaaaattctggaccaaatatgtcagatccatagcacccccgataaacctgcgaatcatacccacagagaatgttgggtcttcaagcagtccagcaagctcaacgccgaacataaggggcagga contains:
- the LOC125534669 gene encoding peroxidase 12-like, which produces MASRAAAAAVVVLALVCAVQSSLSAATAGGLSPDFHAVTCPPLEQIVAFHVGEAFKNDSGVAPALIRILFHDCFPQGCDGSVLIEGPGTEQDEIPNKTLRRVALDLIDRIRMRVHSACSRTVSCADITVLATRESLVLAGGPRFEVALGRRDSFFPASPVQVGLLPAPFHPVDKLIKSFGDRGLDVADLVSLSGAHTFGVAHCPAFDDRFKNGFDTNPAIDPKFATGLRNKCAKDTPEGTLKQNLDVRTPDIFDNKYYFDLIARQGLFKSDQGLFDHPTTKRMATRFSLNQDAFFEQFARSMAKMVNMDLLTGDKGEIRVRCAVRGTPPRIQAAAAGDDEGIAADM